The Etheostoma cragini isolate CJK2018 chromosome 10, CSU_Ecrag_1.0, whole genome shotgun sequence nucleotide sequence AAAGCGACAGCTGTGTGTTAACTCTGCAAGTGGTTGTTGATAAACCGTTACAACTGCATCGAGTTGAGGTGGAAATACAAGATATTAATGATAATTCTCCTAGATTCCCTTCGCAAGAAATCACTTTGCAAATAGCAGAGTCGACAGCGACAGGGGCACGTTTTCCTTTGGAGATCGCGCAAGATCTTGATGTTGGAGTGAATTCAGTGAGGTCCTATACTTTGAATAAAGAcgatttttttagtttaaagatTAAAGATGTGTCTGGTGGTAGAAAAATCCCTGAGCTGGTCTTGTCAAAACCGCtcgacagagaaaaaaaaactcttcatcAACTTCAATTAACAGCCTTAGACGGGGGAAACCCAGTTAAATCCGGGACCTCTTTGATAACCATTAATGTGCTTGATAATAACGACAATTTTcctgtgtttgaaaaaaatgtttacaaagtCTCCATAAGTGAAAGTAGCATGCAAGGTGCATTTATTCTAAAACTTGCAGCTAAAGATATTGATGAGGGTCCTAATGGAGACGTAGAGTACTCATTcggaacacacacaccagatatTGTTCTTTCTGTGTTTGGTATTGATTCATCAACCGGGGAAATACGTCTTATAGGCAAACTAGATTTCGAAACAAATGCAAATTATGAAATAGACATTTGCGCAAGCGACAGGGGAACTCCAAGAATGGAGGGGCATTGCACTCTCCATATTGAAGTTTTAGATGTCAACGACAATGCTCCAAGTATTCTTCTGACCTCCCAACCAAACTCTGTGCCCGAGGACGCACCAAGGGGTACTGTAGTAGCTTTAATCAGTGCCCGAGACCTTGACTCTGGTGACAACGGTAAAGTGACATTACAGCTTCCCAAAGGCTCTCCATTTAATCTAAAACCCTCTTTTTCTGATAATTACGCACTGGTTACCGGTGGTGCTTTAGACCGAGAGAGTTTCTCTGAGCTTAATGTTGAAATAACAGCCACCGATTTAGGCTCTCCACCTCTGTCGACTAAGAAGACCATAATTGTCTATCTCACTGATGTGAACGACAACCCTCCTATATTCACTCAGCCCTcatataatgtatatttaaaagagAATGGGGTACCAGGCTCTATACTGTACTCTGTATCAGCATCTGACCTGGACTTTGGTGAAAATGCCAAAATATCTTACTCTATTCTGGACTCCAAAGTGCAGGACGTTTCTGTCTCATCTTATGTTTACATTAACTCAGATAACGGCAGCATCTACAGCATGCACTCGTTTNNNNNNNNNNNNNNNNNNNNNNNNNNNNNNNNNNNNNNNNNNNNNNNNNNNNNNNNNNNNNNNNNNNNNNNNNNNNNNNNNNNNNNNNNNNNNNNNNNNNCTGCTCGGACACAGCGCGTTTAGTCCTCACCTCCCCTGTGTACAGATTGACAGTGAACAGAGAGGCGTCTGTGGCCTCTGCCAGTTTGTAGGAGATCCAGGCGTTATGACCCGAATCAGCGTCCACGGCCGTCACCTTAGTAACCAGGTGGCCTGCTTTAGCGGAGCGGGGCATCCTCTGATGAGAGAGGGATCCCAGGGCAGCGGAGGAGGGGTAAATAACAGCGGGGGCATTGTCGTTCTGATCCAGGATAAAAACATGGACAGTGGCGTTGCTGCTGAGAGACGGAGAGCCCTGATCCTTTGCCTGAACCTGAATCTGAAACACCTTCAGTTTCTCATAGTCAAACGAGTGCATGCAGTAGATGCTGCCGTTATCTGAGTTAATGTAAACATAAGATGAGACAGAAACATCCTGCACTTTAGAGTCCAGAATAGAGTAAGatgttttggcattttcacCAAAGTCCAGGTCAGATGCTGACACTGAGTACAGTATAGAGCCTGGTACCCCATTctcttttaaatacacattatagGAGTTCTGAGTAAATATAGGAGGGTTGTCGTTCACATCAGTGATGCTGACAGGTATAATTTTCTTActggacagaggaggagagccTGCATCACTGGCTGTTATCTCAATATTATACTCCGAGAAGCTTTCTCTGTCTAATAAACCATTTGTAACCAGTGCATAATTATTAGAAAACGATGGTTTTAAAATGAAGGCAGCACCATTTTTCACTCTTAACATCACTTTACCGTTATTACCAGAGTCAAGGTCTCGCGCACTGATTAAGGCTACAACTGTGCCTCTTGGTGCATCCTCACGTACTGGGTTTGGGTTTGAGGTGAGAACTATTTCTGGGGCATTATCATTAATATCCAGTACTATCACTTGCACACGACAGTGGCCCTCCATCTCAGGAACTCCTTTATCTTTTGCAGTAATATCTATTTCATGCATTGCACTGATTTCGTAATCTAACTGCCCTACCAAGGTGATTTTACCAGTACCTGGATCCAATTGAAAAATAGACAATATCGATTGGGGTGTATGCTCAGCAAATGTGTATTCGATCTCTCCATTAACACCCTCGTCTGCGTCTGTTGCTTCAACTTTTACAAGCAGAGAACCAGCGAAATTATTTTCATGTACAGTTACATTATACAACGAATTTTTGAATACAGGAACGTTGTCGTTGTTGTCGAGTACAGTAACCAGGATTTTTGCGGTTCCAGTTTTGACAGGGTTGCCTCCGTCTAAAGCTGTCAGTAATAAATGAtggacactttgtttctctctgtcaagCGATTTCTCTAGAACTAGTTCTGGAACTTTTCGATTACCAGACAGCTCTTTAATCTTCAAACTAAAACACTCATCTTTACTTAAAGTATATGATTTTACCGAATTACTACCAACGTCCAGATCCTGCGCTGTTTCTAAAGGAAAGCGAATGCCTGTGGCAGTAGATTCTGCTATCTTTAAAGATCGCTCCTCCGTTGAAAAAATAGGAGAATTGTCATTGATGTCCCTTATTTCTACTTCTATCCGGTGTAGTTGTAGCGGGTTCTCTGTTACAACCTGTAAAGGCAACACACAGCTGGCGCTTTGTCCGCATAAAGCCTCTCTGTCTATTCTGTCATTCACCACCAGCTCGCCCTTCCCCGCATCCACACTGAAATACTGCTCACCAGCCTCAGAGGCGACACGCAGATTACGGTCAAAAATCTCAGATAGTCCCAGACCCAGATCTTTGGCTAGATTCCCTACCACAGATCCCTTTTTCAGTTCCTCTGGGATGCTGTAACGAGTCTGTCCGTTTATTGTACTCcacaagaaaaagaagtaatTCCACCAAAGAGCCTGCCATCTCCAGTCTCGGTATCCTGTTGTCTTTGTCATCCCCGGTCAGTTAGAATGGGTTATTTCCCATCAAGGAATTCGTCATCACAGCCCAACATTAAAAGCCATCGCCAGAATGGACACCCCTATATAAATGACTCCTTAAATAATTGGTAACAAAAGATATTTTCCGAACGCCTTCGAATAAGCGCATCTCCTCTCTAGCTCGAAGCACTGTGAGGGTTACGGTGGTGACTCAATGGGGGATGGAGTAGATCTCTTTGTACAGTCCTGTATACTATTGGCTCACAGCCTCCATCTCTGCTATCTAATCACAACTCTGCACATGAAGCTACTGCACCCCCTCAAGGTCGTAATGCAGTGTGACAAATGTAACATCAGGGAATGTCAGATTTATGTGATCATTTtctctgtaaaaagaaaaactcagcTGAAGAAAACTATAGATTTACTAAAGATTTTGATTCAAAATTCCCAACTCCACTATTCCCTTCATTTTCAAAGAATTTCTGCCAACTAATCactattataatattaataaaaaacctTAATACTTTTTatctgaaatatatattttacaaacttCTATTTACAATGTATTAAAAAGTATTGCGTGAAGTGGAAGCAACGTCTGATCAAAAATGGAAATGCTTGCGCAGTGCATGCCTGCATTAGAAACGGTTACTTTCAGTCACTtaattaaacatatttacaaattatatttaaatctttatacagagagagagaaaaaatcaTGAATGTTAAGTCTATCTATGGAATAAACATCTCCTATTCAAGTTAATTCAAAACAGTGTGAGGTTATATTGCACATGagttttgatttaatatttttcattttatttcttgcTTTACACGCAAATAATGACGGGAAATGTGCAAGCTTGTATGCTAATTTCTGCTCACCTGCTGGCTCTCAAAGGTCCAGGTGCTGTCGGGTAAAGACGCATCCAGAACACTGATTACCTCCTTAAAGTCATTGGTGCTGCTGGGCTTAATCAACGTGAAATCACTGTACTCTGACATCGGAGACATACAGGACNNNNNNNNNNNNNNNNNNNNNNNNNNNNNNNNNNNNNNNNNNNNNNNNNNNNNNNNNNNNNNNNNNNNNNNNNNNNNNNNNNNNNNNNNNNNNNNNNNNNCTTTAAGGAGGTGATCAGTGTTCTGGATGCGTCTTTACCCGACAGCACCTGGACCTTTGAGAGCCAGCAGGTGAGCAGTGAGTAGAAAAAACAATGGCATACACAGTTTAGTAAGACTATTAGCTACAGGTACTGCGACAAAAGTACACATTTGCTTTTACAGTAAAGAAATCCCtatgtatttgaaataaaaagtatGACATTCATGTccaaattaaaaattgtaatttgtcTAGTTACCTTCAACCACTTTTTGTGGCACATCGGCTGTGTTTCATGTTCAATAGCTTGCCGACGGGAGAGTTTCAGCACCACAGCGATGGACAGCGACTCTTGCCTGTTAGGCCTACGGAGATACGCCTCATGGGTTGTTGTTGATGGCTTTTACTGAAGGGgtaacaattaaaatgtttgaaaggtTAAGTAACACAATAACTATTTCACTCATTACATTTAATGGATTTAATAACCTACAGAAACGCTGATGGTCACATCTACTCCTTAGAAATCAAAGCCAAAGGAAATAGATTTGGTCTCAGTGGATTCGAATTttaacagtaaatatatattttgatatacaaacattgattttaataccttttattttgcattaataTGGCTCTTGGAACTTAAATGGCATCTCGTGATTGTGTTTGACTCTCTTTTTCATGACAGTACAAAGGGTTAGCGTGTCTTTAACGGTGTTGCTCAGTTTCACTCTGATTGGACGAGAGAGAGATGCTGTGCACCAATAACACTCAGAACTGTACAAAGAGATCTACTCCCTCCCACATGCAGCTTCAGCACCAAAACCACAATGCTCAGAGTGGGAGGAGAGTAGGTAAATGGTTCATATAATCGGGGTATACGGTTATatctaaaaaacatttttgaccaTGAACAGACGTCTTTTTAACGGAATATGTTACGCTCGCGGAATTTGGATTTTAACTTTatgttctctgtttttgtggattggaaattatgtattttactgAATTAGGGATGACAAAGAAAATGGGATACCGAGACTGGAGATGGCAGGCTCTTTGGTGGCATTACTTCTTTTTCATGTGGAGTACAATAAACGGACAGACTCGTTACAGCATCCCAGAGGAACTAAAACAGGGATCTGTGGTAGGAAATCTAGCCAAAGATCTGGGTTTGGGACTATCGGAGATTTTTGAACGTAAATTGCGTGTCGCCTCTGAGGCTGGTGAGCAGTATTTCAGTGTGGATGCGGGGAAGGGCGAGCTGGTGGTGAATGACAGAATAGACAGAGAGGCTTTATGTGGACAAAGCGCCAGCTGTGTGTTGCCTCTGCAATTGGTTATTGAAGACCCGCTGCAGTTACACCGAATTGAGGTGGAAATAAGAGATATTAATGACAATTCTCCAAGTTTCCTTTCAAATGAATTATCTTTAAAATTAGCCGAAGTAGCGGCAGTTGGCACGCGCTTTCCTTTAGAGAGCGCAACAGACCCCGACGTTGGAAGCAATTCACTCAAATCATATACTCTTAGTAAAAATGAATGTTGTTcccttaaaataaaagatatggAGGGTGGTAAGACCGTTCCAGAACTCGTTTTAGAAAAGCCTCTAGATCGAGAGAAAAAAGCAGTTCACAAAATAATACTAAACGCTTTAGACGGTGGGAATCCAGTACGATCTGGAACCTTACAAATAACCATACACGTGCTTGATACAAACGATAACTTTcctgtgtttgaaaaaaacatttacaaagtaGCTTTGGGTGAAAAAAGTTTACATGGGGCTGTTGTTATAAAGCCCAAAGCAACAGATGCAGATGAAGGTTTAAATGGTGAAATTGAATTCTCATTTGATTCTCGGACACCAGAATCTGTATTGTCACTCTTCGATATTGACCCCTTAACAGGTGAAATTACCCTGAAAGGAGAGTTAGACTATGAAACTACCAACTCGTATGACATTGATGTATCTGCAAAAGATAAAGGCAGCCCTGAAATGGAAGGCCACTGTCGTGTGCAGGTTGACATTACTGATTTCAATGACAATGCTCCAGAAATAGTTTTCACTTCTCAGCCAAAGCCAATACGCGAAGACTCGCCAAGTGGCACTGTAGTGGCTTTGATCAGTGCGCGAGACCTTGACTCCAGTGATAACGGTAAAGTGACGTTACAACTCACCGAAGGTTCTCCTTTTAATCTGAAACCTTCTTTTTCTAATAATTATGCACTGGTTACAAATCGTTTATTAGACCGAGAGAGCTTCTCGGCGTATAATATTGAGATAACAGCCAGTGATGCAGGTTCTCCTCCTCTGTTTAGTAAGAAAATGATACCTGTCAGCATCACTGATGTGAACGACAACCCTCCTATATTCAGTCAGCCCTCctataatgtgtatttaaaagagAATGGGGTACCAGGCTCTGTACTGTACTCAGTGTCAGCATCTGACCTGGATTTTGGTGAAAATGCCAAAATGTCTTACTCTATTCTGGACTCTAAAGTGCAGGACGTTTCTGTCTCATCTTATGTTTACATTAACTCAGATAACGGCAGCNNNNNNNNNNNNNNNNNNNNNNNNNNNNNNNNNNNNNNNNNNNNNNNNNNNNNNNNNNNNNNNNNNNNNNNNNNNNNNNNNNNNNNNNNNNNNNNNNNNNCAGCAGCACCAAGGACTTTAAGGAGGTGATCAGTGTTCTGGATGCGTCTTTACCCGACAGCACCTGGACCTTTGAGAGTCAGCAGGTGAGGAGAAAACCACCAGGTTTCTtaaaaattaaggaaaaaaacgttttcGTTTCTTTATTTAGTGCAGGAAATATGTAATTACAGCACAGTCTGTTATGGAAGTTGATAAACTGTGGAAACAAAACATCTTTGTATACTATTCTGTCAAACTCAATTTTTTTCAGCATCTTTGTAAACACGGAAAGTGTGTTGTGTTCCAAATCACACAAACTTAGATAAGTATAAAGTAGATTACAGGGTTGCAATTCAAGCTAATAGACTACTGGACGGATCGCATATACGCTATCATCTTGCTTCATAATTATCAAACCATGCGACATGTTTGAAATtctaatatatacagtatttttatgaaatataatgTACAGGTTTAATATGgcatacattaaaataaaatcaatacatttaataatgcctttgtgtgaaaataatgttttcaccttgaatttaaatgtttagtttaaaCTAATTTGTGTGTCATCGCTAACTTTCTTTCAATGGTCAAttaaataaactacaacaccTTGTGTTGTTTGAAACAATGAGACTTTATcattaatgtttcttttcaaacaaagaTCTGCTCTGTAGGCTACATGGCTTGTATCACCAAATTGCTTTCTTCGTGGAATTTTACAGCGTTCATGTGTTTTCAAATTACTTTATAGGCCTACTTCACAGTGAAGCGTAAGCCCCATTTAAACTTTCTTTTGATAGACTTGCAGTGGTGGGAAACCAATTTGGAAACCATGCCCCCCTGCGGATACAAATAGCATTGCTATAAAAATAGCTGCTTGATACGCTTCTGAGTTTTGATCATAAGGCGCTCTCAATGAGAGCCCGTGACTGACTTATTCAACAGAATAACCATAAGACAGCATCTACTCtccttatgtttttgtttgggtaATTTTCCCCAGTCACATTCCTCTGTTATTCCGTTTCTATTGCCCTCTCAAACCTTTACAATGAGAATTAAGTTGACAGGCTACTTGTCAGTGGAAGTAGAGTCACTGGAAAGTTTTCACTCGGTTTGTCAGCTGTGTGACAGAGCTGATCCAGCCCTGTCTTCCAATTAGGGGGAAGGCCTTTATGGCCTCTCTCCGCCCATGTGGGGAGTGAGGCAGAGGAGACAGAGCAGAGAGTTTCAGTGGAGGCAGAAAATACTTTGATTTTTGTCCTCGTTTTTACTTAAAAATCAGCCGACATGATCACATCAAAACTTCCCATCGCTCTATTTTTAAAACGGAAATGTTTAGAATCAAGCCTGGCCGACTCGTTTTAACACTACTATGGATACGTTACGGTgaaagaagaagttaaaaactTTCCCATTCTCCGATCCCGGGTGCGCAGCACAATGGACTCCAGACAGAGGAAGCGCTCCGGAGGAGGGAGGCTGTGGAGGCTTTGCTTTTATCTAGCTTGCCTCTCCTGTGCGTCAGCTCAGCTCAGCTATTCCGTGTCGGAGGAACTAATTCCGGGTTCTGTCGTTGGGAATATCGCTAAAGATTTGAGTCTTTCTGCTCACGGGATTGTTCAGAGGAGGTTGCGGGTGGTCTCGGAATCCACAACGCAGTATTTTGAGGTAAAACAGGCGACCGGCGATTTGGTTATCAAACAAATAATTGACAGGGAGCAAATGTGCGAATTAAGTTCTGCATGTTCATTACACCTTCAAATAGTTCTCGAGGATCCTTTAGACATTCATCGAGTTGTAGTGGACATTCTGGATGTTAATGACAATGCACCGCAGTTTTCAACCAGCAACATTTCTCTGGAGATATCGGAGGCGGCTGCTCCAGGCACAAGGTTCCGTTTGGAGAGCGCACACGACCCAGACGTGGGTACCAACTCGTTACGCACATACCATCTTGCAgcaaatgacttttttattctGAACGTGGAAACTAAAAGTGACGGCAGCAAGTTTCCAGAGCTAATGGTGAATAAACCTTTGGACAGGGAGGCGCAGGCCTCGTTTCGCCTCATGCTCACTGCCGTAGATGGGGGCCAGCCGGAGAGATCTGGCTCAACACTTTTGCTCATTAAAGTTTTAGATGTAAATGACAATGCGCCCGTCTTTGACGAGACTGTAAAGAAAGTTAGGCTATTAGAAAATGTTGCACGCGGCACTTTAGTTACAAAATTGAATGCGACTGACGCGGATTCGGGTAACAACGGAGAAATATCTTTCATGTTTAGTAAATACACACCGGAACGTGTTGTTAATCTTTTCAGTGTGGATTCTACGAACGGCGAGATCCGTGTGAAGGGTGATGTGGATTATGAGACAGCCTCTGCATACCACATCACAGTGCAGGCCAGAGATGGTGGTTCTCCCGCTATGGAGGGCTCCTGTAACGTTGTAGTGGACATCATTGATGTGAATGACAACGCACCAGAGGTGACCCTGACGTCACTGACAAGTCCTATCAGGGAGGACTCAGCACCAGAGACTGTGATAGCGCTCATAAGTGCACGGGACCTGGACTCTGGTGTGAATGGGGAGGTTACATTATCTGTCCAACCAGGTTTGCCATTCAAACTTAACTCAGCTTTTGGCAGGCATTACAGCCTCACTACCGCTGGAAACCTCGACCGTGAGACTGTCCCAGAATACACAGTGGTCATCAAGGCCACTGATGCTGGTTCCCCTCCCCTTTCATCACAAACCACCTTTGTCGTAAAGCTCTCTGATGTAAATGACAATGCCCCCACTTTTTCTCAGCCTTCATACTCTGTGGACATTCCCGAAAACAATGCTCCCAGTGCCCCCATCACTGCTGTTTTAGCCACCGACCCAGACCTTGGTGACAATGCCCGCATCTCCTACACCATACATTCCGGCATGGTCCAGGGCTCACCCATATCTTCTTATGTTTACATTAATCCAGAGAGTGGCCACATCTATAGCATGCGCTCTTTTGATCATGAACAGCTTAAAGCTTTCCGTATTGAGGTGCAGGCCCGGGATGCTGGGGTGCCCCCACGGACAGCAAACGTCACggtgcatgtgtttgtggtgGATGTGAATGACAACATGCCAGTGATTGTACACCCTGCCTACCCAAAAGACAAAGGATTACAGTTCACTGTGCCGCCATCTGCCAACCCAGGTCACCTCATAAATAAACTTGTAGGGGTGGATGCAGACAGTGGGCACAATGCATGGTTGTTTTACTCCATCGCCCCTGGACCAAATGCTGGCATGTTCCGTATAGGGGCGCACACCGGTGAGCTCCGCACAGCCCGCAAGTGggcagaggaggaagggggCTCAAGTTATGATATAATGATCATCATTCAGGACAACGGTGATCCACCGAGGTCCAGTTCTGTGAACATCACAGTAACTGTGGATGAGAAGGGCACGGCCAACGATGCTCCAGCAAGCCCTCGCCACACACCCTTCTACCACCGCACTGGGATGTCGGACATCACTTTGTACCTCATCATCTCTCTAGCCTGTGTATCAGCTGTTTCCTTTATCACCTTTGTCATCATCATGATTCGCTGCCTAAGGCACCGTGACCCAGTGCTTGGAGACTCTGATTGCAGCTGTTGCTACGGCCGCCACAGGTCCAGCCGCTACCATCAGAGGCCAAGCAAGGACCTGCATCTGCAGCTCAATACTGATGGACCCATACGCTATATGGAGGTTGTGGGAGGCCCCCAGGACCCTCACACACGCACTTACAGGCCCTGCTACTCCACCATATCCAGCCGGAGTGACTTTGTATTTATGAAGACACCCATGCTGAGTCAAAACAACACACTCAACATGACACTCAGCAGGAAGCACCTTATGAACTCAGCCAATGAGGTGAGGGATGTGGGGAGAGCAAGCATGGCATTGGTAGGATATGCCATTGTGGGATAAGACCAACACAGGTGTTATGGTACTATATAATGGGTTTTAGAAATGCATTAAGTATctcaacaaatgttttttacatgcCCTTTGGATACTGTATGGTAGTTTAAAGCCATGGTTTTGATGCTTTTACTCTTAACAGTCGACAGCTAACCTAGATTCTCTATCAAGTAGCTACTTGACAGGTTTGGGCAGAGTAAATAATATCTACATATTTAATCTTTTAAGGCATAGGCAAATGTGGTTACTATCTCAGACTTCAAGTAACTAAACTGACAGAGAGGAACTGTTCTTTATGGATAATGAAGAAACACATAAAGAGAAAGTCAGGTAGAAAGAAGGTAGTTAAGAAGAAatggaaaggaaggaaaaagggGGAAACATGGGTGCTCCTAATAGATAGAGAGGAGGATacaaacacttgaaaatatcCTGCAGAGTTGGCTCAGTGGAATGGTTGGGAGACAGAGGGGAGCAGGATGACGGAGGGAGAGATAGAAGGTTAGGGAGAGAAAAATGGCcaaggaaagaaaatggaaagaggGGTGGGGTTGGGGGAGTCAAAGAATAAAGCAGTAGCTGAAAAACAGGAATTCATGGGGTTACTAGCTTGACCCCTGATTTCCTGTTGTCCTATGAACTTTTGGTGATTGGTTCCAGGACTCAGCATCACGTGAGTGAGGCtgtttttgcttcatttttgtgacttctggacagatatttatattttccattCTTAGATCATGGTA carries:
- the LOC117951263 gene encoding protocadherin gamma-C5-like isoform X9, with protein sequence MVNKPLDREAQASFRLMLTAVDGGQPERSGSTLLLIKVLDVNDNAPVFDETVKKVRLLENVARGTLVTKLNATDADSGNNGEISFMFSKYTPERVVNLFSVDSTNGEIRVKGDVDYETASAYHITVQARDGGSPAMEGSCNVVVDIIDVNDNAPEVTLTSLTSPIREDSAPETVIALISARDLDSGVNGEVTLSVQPGLPFKLNSAFGRHYSLTTAGNLDRETVPEYTVVIKATDAGSPPLSSQTTFVVKLSDVNDNAPTFSQPSYSVDIPENNAPSAPITAVLATDPDLGDNARISYTIHSGMVQGSPISSYVYINPESGHIYSMRSFDHEQLKAFRIEVQARDAGVPPRTANVTVHVFVVDVNDNMPVIVHPAYPKDKGLQFTVPPSANPGHLINKLVGVDADSGHNAWLFYSIAPGPNAGMFRIGAHTGELRTARKWAEEEGGSSYDIMIIIQDNGDPPRSSSVNITVTVDEKGTANDAPASPRHTPFYHRTGMSDITLYLIISLACVSAVSFITFVIIMIRCLRHRDPVLGDSDCSCCYGRHRSSRYHQRPSKDLHLQLNTDGPIRYMEVVGGPQDPHTRTYRPCYSTISSRSDFVFMKTPMLSQNNTLNMTLSRKHLMNSANEQKPPNNDWRFTQGPRPGPSGPHMPYGTHIRWTPKSGTRATGGPEVAMGTGPWPQPPTEAEQLQALMAAANVSEATATLGPGTMGLSTRYSPQFTLQHVPDYRQNVYIPGSTATLTSNPQQQQATAQQAAQQALPPPQASAQPEPPKAAQTPASKKKSTKKEKK
- the LOC117951263 gene encoding protocadherin gamma-C5-like isoform X3; the encoded protein is MDSRQRKRSGGGRLWRLCFYLACLSCASAQLSYSVSEELIPGSVVGNIAKDLSLSAHGIVQRRLRVVSESTTQYFEVKQATGDLVIKQIIDREQMCELSSACSLHLQIVLEDPLDIHRVVVDILDVNDNAPQFSTSNISLEISEAAAPGTRFRLESAHDPDVGTNSLRTYHLAANDFFILNVETKSDGSKFPELMVNKPLDREAQASFRLMLTAVDGGQPERSGSTLLLIKVLDVNDNAPVFDETVKKVRLLENVARGTLVTKLNATDADSGNNGEISFMFSKYTPERVVNLFSVDSTNGEIRVKGDVDYETASAYHITVQARDGGSPAMEGSCNVVVDIIDVNDNAPEVTLTSLTSPIREDSAPETVIALISARDLDSGVNGEVTLSVQPGLPFKLNSAFGRHYSLTTAGNLDRETVPEYTVVIKATDAGSPPLSSQTTFVVKLSDVNDNAPTFSQPSYSVDIPENNAPSAPITAVLATDPDLGDNARISYTIHSGMVQGSPISSYVYINPESGHIYSMRSFDHEQLKAFRIEVQARDAGVPPRTANVTVHVFVVDVNDNMPVIVHPAYPKDKGLQFTVPPSANPGHLINKLVGVDADSGHNAWLFYSIAPGPNAGMFRIGAHTGELRTARKWAEEEGGSSYDIMIIIQDNGDPPRSSSVNITVTVDEKGTANDAPASPRHTPFYHRTGMSDITLYLIISLACVSAVSFITFVIIMIRCLRHRDPVLGDSDCSCCYGRHRSSRYHQRPSKDLHLQLNTDGPIRYMEVVGGPQDPHTRTYRPCYSTISSRSDFVFMKTPMLSQNNTLNMTLSRKHLMNSANEQKPPNNDWRFTQGPRPGPSGATGGPEVAMGTGPWPQPPTEAEQLQALMAAANEVSEATATLGPGTMGLSTRYSPQFTLQHVPDYRQNVYIPGSTATLTSNPQQQQATAQQAAQQALPPPQASAQPEPPKAAQTPASKKKSTKKEKK
- the LOC117951263 gene encoding protocadherin gamma-C5-like isoform X8, whose translation is MVNKPLDREAQASFRLMLTAVDGGQPERSGSTLLLIKVLDVNDNAPVFDETVKKVRLLENVARGTLVTKLNATDADSGNNGEISFMFSKYTPERVVNLFSVDSTNGEIRVKGDVDYETASAYHITVQARDGGSPAMEGSCNVVVDIIDVNDNAPEVTLTSLTSPIREDSAPETVIALISARDLDSGVNGEVTLSVQPGLPFKLNSAFGRHYSLTTAGNLDRETVPEYTVVIKATDAGSPPLSSQTTFVVKLSDVNDNAPTFSQPSYSVDIPENNAPSAPITAVLATDPDLGDNARISYTIHSGMVQGSPISSYVYINPESGHIYSMRSFDHEQLKAFRIEVQARDAGVPPRTANVTVHVFVVDVNDNMPVIVHPAYPKDKGLQFTVPPSANPGHLINKLVGVDADSGHNAWLFYSIAPGPNAGMFRIGAHTGELRTARKWAEEEGGSSYDIMIIIQDNGDPPRSSSVNITVTVDEKGTANDAPASPRHTPFYHRTGMSDITLYLIISLACVSAVSFITFVIIMIRCLRHRDPVLGDSDCSCCYGRHRSSRYHQRPSKDLHLQLNTDGPIRYMEVVGGPQDPHTRTYRPCYSTISSRSDFVFMKTPMLSQNNTLNMTLSRKHLMNSANEQKPPNNDWRFTQGPRPGPSGPHMPYGTHIRWTPKSGTRATGGPEVAMGTGPWPQPPTEAEQLQALMAAANEVSEATATLGPGTMGLSTRYSPQFTLQHVPDYRQNVYIPGSTATLTSNPQQQQATAQQAAQQALPPPQASAQPEPPKAAQTPASKKKSTKKEKK
- the LOC117951263 gene encoding protocadherin gamma-C5-like isoform X4, coding for MDSRQRKRSGGGRLWRLCFYLACLSCASAQLSYSVSEELIPGSVVGNIAKDLSLSAHGIVQRRLRVVSESTTQYFEVKQATGDLVIKQIIDREQMCELSSACSLHLQIVLEDPLDIHRVVVDILDVNDNAPQFSTSNISLEISEAAAPGTRFRLESAHDPDVGTNSLRTYHLAANDFFILNVETKSDGSKFPELMVNKPLDREAQASFRLMLTAVDGGQPERSGSTLLLIKVLDVNDNAPVFDETVKKVRLLENVARGTLVTKLNATDADSGNNGEISFMFSKYTPERVVNLFSVDSTNGEIRVKGDVDYETASAYHITVQARDGGSPAMEGSCNVVVDIIDVNDNAPEVTLTSLTSPIREDSAPETVIALISARDLDSGVNGEVTLSVQPGLPFKLNSAFGRHYSLTTAGNLDRETVPEYTVVIKATDAGSPPLSSQTTFVVKLSDVNDNAPTFSQPSYSVDIPENNAPSAPITAVLATDPDLGDNARISYTIHSGMVQGSPISSYVYINPESGHIYSMRSFDHEQLKAFRIEVQARDAGVPPRTANVTVHVFVVDVNDNMPVIVHPAYPKDKGLQFTVPPSANPGHLINKLVGVDADSGHNAWLFYSIAPGPNAGMFRIGAHTGELRTARKWAEEEGGSSYDIMIIIQDNGDPPRSSSVNITVTVDEKGTANDAPASPRHTPFYHRTGMSDITLYLIISLACVSAVSFITFVIIMIRCLRHRDPVLGDSDCSCCYGRHRSSRYHQRPSKDLHLQLNTDGPIRYMEVVGGPQDPHTRTYRPCYSTISSRSDFVFMKTPMLSQNNTLNMTLSRKHLMNSANEQKPPNNDWRFTQGPRPGPSGATGGPEVAMGTGPWPQPPTEAEQLQALMAAANVSEATATLGPGTMGLSTRYSPQFTLQHVPDYRQNVYIPGSTATLTSNPQQQQATAQQAAQQALPPPQASAQPEPPKAAQTPASKKKSTKKEKK